The Nitrospinota bacterium genome contains a region encoding:
- a CDS encoding NapC/NirT family cytochrome c codes for MTFFIAVLLAAYALGMWSMLTHWSALTPKSRKITAFFTLGLFPFLWVMAVAYQDLERVKHVGFCEKCHTMRPFVDNLKSENLEPLSTLHYQNNWVRQESACYECHTSYTMFGPLTAKFKGLRHLYVYYVQGGEGAPKLYDKYDARQCLRCHGPSRRYLKMRKHTRDENLLKDLVEGKRSCIESDCHSLVHLKETGAANDKG; via the coding sequence ATGACATTTTTCATAGCGGTCCTTCTTGCCGCCTACGCTCTTGGCATGTGGAGCATGCTGACCCACTGGAGCGCCCTTACGCCGAAATCACGTAAAATCACGGCTTTTTTCACACTGGGCCTTTTCCCGTTTTTATGGGTGATGGCGGTGGCCTACCAGGACCTGGAAAGGGTCAAGCATGTGGGCTTCTGCGAAAAATGCCACACCATGCGGCCATTCGTGGACAACCTGAAAAGCGAAAACCTGGAGCCTCTCTCCACGCTGCATTACCAGAACAATTGGGTCCGTCAGGAGTCAGCGTGCTATGAATGCCACACGTCATACACGATGTTCGGTCCGCTGACCGCCAAATTCAAGGGGCTCAGGCACCTGTATGTTTATTACGTCCAGGGAGGAGAGGGGGCTCCGAAACTTTACGACAAGTACGACGCCCGGCAATGCTTAAGGTGCCACGGCCCGTCGCGCCGCTACCTTAAAATGAGGAAGCATACCAGGGACGAAAACCTTCTTAAAGACCTGGTGGAAGGCAAGCGCTCTTGCATAGAAAGCGACTGCCATTCGCTTGTGCATTTGAAAGAAACGGGAGCCGCCAATGACAAGGGGTGA
- a CDS encoding DUF433 domain-containing protein produces the protein MPQFDRITQQPEVMGGKPCIRGMRVTVGMIVGQIGAGHSIEDILKDYPYLEREDIFQAIRYAAWRAEEREIMLTQA, from the coding sequence ATGCCTCAATTTGACCGGATCACTCAACAGCCGGAAGTTATGGGCGGCAAGCCCTGCATCCGCGGGATGCGGGTTACTGTCGGCATGATTGTCGGCCAGATAGGAGCCGGCCATAGCATCGAGGATATCCTCAAAGACTACCCATACCTTGAACGCGAGGATATTTTTCAAGCCATCCGATATGCCGCATGGCGCGCCGAGGAACGGGAGATCATGCTGACACAAGCATGA
- a CDS encoding type II toxin-antitoxin system RelE/ParE family toxin, giving the protein MIMTFACKRTEVFFRRGKAMGFLSGQIREIASRKLQMLHFAAEVIDLRVPPGNQLETLKGDRAGQYSIRINRQYRICFRFEGGNAYDVEIVDYH; this is encoded by the coding sequence ATGATAATGACGTTTGCCTGCAAACGGACCGAGGTATTTTTCCGAAGAGGAAAAGCTATGGGATTCCTTTCTGGACAAATCCGGGAGATCGCGTCCAGAAAGTTGCAGATGCTCCATTTCGCCGCTGAAGTGATCGACCTGAGAGTTCCGCCGGGCAATCAGTTGGAAACGTTAAAAGGAGATCGCGCTGGGCAATATAGTATCAGGATCAACAGGCAGTATCGAATATGCTTCCGGTTCGAGGGGGGCAACGCCTACGACGTGGAAATAGTGGACTATCACTAG
- a CDS encoding HigA family addiction module antidote protein, whose product MIGLKVEHPGIILREEYLEPLGITQTQLARETGISYLRVNELVNGKRGITPDTAMRLARYLGTSAQYWMNWQSAFDLQKAEAEHHKEYERIPVFAQ is encoded by the coding sequence ATGATCGGATTGAAAGTCGAACATCCGGGGATCATTCTTCGGGAAGAGTACCTGGAGCCGCTGGGCATCACGCAAACCCAGCTCGCCAGGGAAACCGGTATAAGCTACCTGCGGGTGAACGAGCTGGTCAACGGCAAACGGGGAATCACCCCGGACACCGCCATGCGGCTGGCCCGATATTTGGGAACATCGGCGCAGTATTGGATGAACTGGCAATCTGCCTTTGACCTTCAAAAAGCAGAGGCCGAGCATCACAAGGAATACGAGAGGATACCCGTTTTTGCGCAGTAG
- a CDS encoding 4Fe-4S binding protein gives MNETDAAAGPAALAVNPSACIDARSEMAACAKCADVCPEECLKVSGRAIHVDEPACVECGLCAAVCPSSAITLGAYQEGRIGDILEAELSKSENAVLYCRKSALDGHGHFKCLGALTGARMVNLALSGAASITLKGACGECGIYSGKAQIQKAVDAANYTLGKIGASPAVVFEPDAGKSVERKKSAEISSRRGFLAGFARIAVKQAVSKIRIYNIVAAPNGWLAPIQTPSRKRMLNRNVKAAAGEQAVFSESESLFRMVEVAENCSLCNACSAYCPTGALARKDYPDRIAIEFTAALCVKCHGCAGLCPEKAISYAEQFSASAALAETPQTKAERGKSECVSCMKPFVPVEDGQTSCKACMKVDKFQKHLFSMYVSERRSHES, from the coding sequence ATGAACGAGACTGACGCGGCCGCAGGCCCGGCCGCCCTTGCGGTGAATCCATCGGCCTGCATAGACGCCAGGTCGGAAATGGCGGCATGCGCAAAGTGCGCGGATGTATGCCCGGAGGAATGCCTCAAGGTGTCCGGCAGGGCCATACATGTGGACGAGCCGGCCTGCGTGGAGTGCGGGTTATGCGCCGCCGTTTGCCCCTCCTCGGCGATCACGCTTGGGGCTTATCAGGAAGGGCGGATAGGCGATATCCTGGAAGCGGAGCTTTCAAAATCGGAAAACGCCGTCCTGTATTGCCGGAAGTCGGCCCTGGATGGCCATGGTCACTTCAAATGCCTCGGCGCGCTTACTGGCGCGAGGATGGTCAATCTGGCGCTGTCCGGGGCCGCTTCCATAACGTTGAAGGGAGCCTGCGGCGAATGCGGCATTTATTCCGGCAAGGCGCAAATCCAGAAGGCCGTTGACGCGGCCAATTACACCCTGGGCAAGATAGGAGCCAGTCCGGCCGTCGTTTTCGAGCCGGACGCCGGGAAAAGCGTGGAGCGGAAGAAAAGCGCCGAGATATCCTCCCGCCGGGGTTTCCTGGCCGGTTTCGCGCGGATCGCCGTCAAGCAGGCGGTTTCAAAAATCAGGATTTACAATATCGTGGCGGCCCCAAACGGATGGCTTGCCCCGATCCAGACGCCATCGCGAAAACGCATGCTAAACAGGAACGTGAAGGCGGCCGCCGGCGAGCAGGCCGTATTCAGCGAATCAGAATCACTTTTCAGGATGGTGGAGGTCGCGGAAAACTGCTCGCTTTGCAACGCATGCTCCGCATATTGCCCCACCGGCGCGCTTGCAAGGAAAGATTATCCAGACAGGATAGCGATCGAATTCACCGCCGCCCTGTGTGTCAAATGCCACGGGTGCGCCGGGTTATGCCCGGAAAAAGCCATAAGTTACGCGGAACAGTTCAGCGCTTCGGCCGCCCTGGCTGAAACGCCGCAGACAAAGGCGGAGAGAGGAAAATCGGAGTGCGTGTCCTGCATGAAGCCGTTTGTGCCTGTTGAAGACGGGCAAACCTCGTGCAAGGCGTGCATGAAGGTGGACAAGTTCCAAAAACATCTTTTTTCAATGTATGTATCAGAGAGGAGGAGTCATGAAAGCTAG